Proteins co-encoded in one Streptococcus ruminicola genomic window:
- a CDS encoding capsid assembly scaffolding protein Gp46 family protein, whose protein sequence is MSEFKPIETQEELDRIVKERLARQKEKYSDYGELKERVQKLEKENVDLQATIEESGQSKTEQEQHIAELEAKISGYETEKMRTRVALEYGLPIDMAGRLQGDDENALKADAELLAGFMKAKEPKSPLKSTEPPIDNKNGWAELAQSLTEGE, encoded by the coding sequence ATGTCTGAATTTAAACCAATTGAAACACAAGAAGAACTTGATCGTATCGTAAAAGAACGCTTGGCGCGCCAGAAAGAGAAATATTCTGATTACGGCGAGTTAAAAGAACGTGTTCAAAAATTGGAGAAAGAAAACGTTGATTTACAAGCGACTATTGAAGAATCTGGTCAAAGCAAAACAGAGCAGGAACAACATATTGCAGAGCTCGAAGCGAAAATTTCTGGTTATGAGACAGAAAAGATGCGAACTCGAGTAGCTCTTGAGTATGGCTTGCCAATTGATATGGCTGGACGTCTTCAAGGTGATGATGAGAATGCTTTGAAAGCTGATGCTGAACTTTTAGCAGGTTTTATGAAGGCAAAAGAGCCAAAATCGCCGCTTAAATCAACAGAACCACCTATCGACAACAAAAACGGTTGGGCTGAATTAGCTCAGAGTCTAACAGAAGGAGAATAA
- a CDS encoding terminase, producing MAEKKKKLGNQNPTQSVILPFDKSLSDEAIEIYERTGLKSYPWQQNLLRSVMAIEEDGLWTHQKFGYSIPRRNGKTEIIYMLELWGLYHGLNILHTAHRISTSHSSFEKVKRYLEKMGLEDGKDFNSIRAKGQERIELYETGGVVQYRTRTSNGGLGEGFDLLVIDEAQEYTTEQESALKYTVTDSDNPMTIMCGTPPTPVSSGTVFTKYRETCLFGRGKYSGWAEWSVPEEKEIDDIDAWYNSNPSMGFHLNERKIEAELGEDKLDHNVQRLGYWPTYNQKSAISETEWNALKIEDLPQFQGQLFVGIKYGQDGTNVALSVAVRTKDKRVFVETVDCQSVRNGNHWIINFLKQADIAQIVIDGASGQKILNDELKDFHIKNTILPTVKEIIVANSMWEQAIYQQTLCHAGQPSLTKVATNCDKRNIGSNGGFGYRSHFDDMDISLMDSALLAHWACATTKPKKKQKVSY from the coding sequence ATGGCTGAGAAAAAGAAAAAACTTGGCAATCAAAATCCTACTCAATCGGTAATTCTTCCATTTGACAAATCTTTATCTGATGAAGCTATCGAGATATACGAGAGAACGGGTTTAAAAAGTTATCCATGGCAGCAAAATCTTTTAAGAAGCGTAATGGCCATTGAAGAAGATGGGCTTTGGACACACCAAAAGTTTGGCTATTCTATCCCTCGTCGTAACGGTAAGACAGAAATTATTTATATGCTTGAACTGTGGGGCCTATACCATGGGCTTAACATCTTGCACACAGCGCACCGAATCAGCACATCACACTCATCTTTTGAAAAAGTCAAACGATACCTGGAAAAAATGGGGCTTGAGGACGGAAAAGATTTCAATTCTATTCGTGCTAAAGGTCAGGAGCGTATCGAACTTTATGAAACTGGTGGGGTTGTGCAGTACCGCACCAGAACGTCCAACGGTGGACTTGGTGAAGGTTTTGATTTATTGGTTATTGATGAAGCGCAAGAATATACCACAGAACAAGAATCTGCTTTGAAATATACCGTGACAGATAGCGATAATCCGATGACAATCATGTGTGGTACACCACCAACACCAGTTTCAAGCGGTACAGTATTTACAAAATATCGCGAGACTTGTCTTTTTGGCCGTGGTAAGTATTCTGGATGGGCTGAATGGTCCGTTCCTGAAGAAAAAGAAATTGATGATATCGACGCTTGGTACAATTCAAACCCGTCAATGGGATTTCATTTGAACGAGCGTAAAATTGAAGCTGAACTTGGTGAAGATAAACTTGACCACAATGTTCAACGTCTTGGCTATTGGCCAACCTACAATCAAAAATCAGCTATTTCTGAAACTGAATGGAATGCTTTAAAAATTGAAGATTTACCACAATTTCAAGGTCAGTTATTCGTCGGCATCAAGTATGGACAAGACGGTACGAATGTCGCTCTTAGTGTTGCAGTTCGTACAAAAGATAAACGTGTCTTCGTCGAAACGGTAGATTGTCAATCTGTCAGAAACGGCAATCATTGGATTATTAACTTTTTAAAACAAGCGGATATTGCACAAATTGTAATTGATGGTGCTAGTGGCCAAAAGATTTTGAACGATGAATTGAAAGACTTCCACATCAAAAACACGATTTTGCCAACAGTAAAAGAAATCATTGTTGCAAATTCAATGTGGGAACAAGCTATTTATCAACAAACTCTTTGCCATGCTGGTCAACCATCACTTACTAAAGTTGCGACCAACTGTGATAAGCGCAACATTGGTTCAAACGGTGGCTTTGGGTACCGTTCGCACTTTGATGATATGGATATTAGTCTTATGGACAGTGCTTTGCTGGCACATTGGGCTTGCGCAACAACCAAACCCAAGAAAAAGCAAAAAGTTAGCTATTAA
- a CDS encoding CPCC family cysteine-rich protein — protein MIDGWEHVHCPVCNNLVETYDICDKCGWQNTGETNIDGGPNKMTLAEAKEAYAKGLEIY, from the coding sequence ATGATTGATGGTTGGGAACATGTTCATTGTCCAGTTTGTAACAACCTTGTTGAAACATACGACATTTGTGATAAATGTGGTTGGCAAAACACTGGCGAAACAAATATTGATGGTGGTCCCAATAAAATGACGCTGGCAGAAGCAAAAGAAGCTTATGCTAAAGGTTTAGAAATTTACTAA